GCGGACGAACTGGCGGAACTCGTCGAGGCGTACCCGTCCCTCGCCGCCGAGTACCCGTCCTACGACGACCACCTGGCGACCATAGAGTCCGCACTGCGCGAACTGGCCTCGTCGGGCACCCCCAACCTGGGCGTGGTCCGCGGCACCGTCCCGTCCTACGAGGCCTTCGCGGCGTCGGAGGGCGCGTCCCCGGCCGACGCGGACCTGCTCCCCCAGTACGCGACGGTCCTCGCGGCCCGGGGCCGGGCGGTGGCGTGGCCGCCGCAGCGGGGGGCGGCCTGCTGGTGCGGCTCCCAGCGGCCGTACGCGGAGTGCCACGGAGGGAATGTCCCGACGGACCGATGAGAACCCGCGCCGGCGGACGTCTACCGGTGCAACAGCCCCCGCACCACGCGGGGCGTCGACCGGAGGAGACAGGACGACATGAGCACCGAGCAGACCCCCACCCCCGCAGGCGGCTTCCCCTACACCCTGACCCGCACCCTGGACGCCCCCGCGGCGCGGGTCTGGCAGGCCTGGACCACTCCGGACCAGTACGCCCGGTGGTCCCACGCCGCTCCCGGCTCGGTCGAGCTGGACGTCCGGCCGGGCGGCCCCTGGAAGGCCACGATGATCACCCCCGACGGCGCCGAGTTCCCCCTCACGGGTACCTACCTCCAGGTCACCGAGAACCGCCACCTGACCATCGGCATGGACGTCCCCGGCCGCCCCGACCCCGCGACGATGACCGTGGAACTCACGGAGGAGGGCCCCCGCAACACCGTGATCGTCCTCAGCCAGACCTGCGACACGGCGGAGGAGCGGGACATGGCGGAGCAGGGCAGCGGGATGCTGCTGGACGGGCTGGAGGGGTTCTTGGCCGACGGGTCGCGGGGCTGAGCCCCGTAGGGCGGGCGGATCGGAGCACCCGCTCCCGACGGCTCCACCACCGGCCGTAGGGCGCACACCCGCCCGCGGACGGAGGGGGCATGCGGCGCCACCGGACGGGGACGCCGACACGATGACGATCAAGCTCGCCTGAACGTCCGTCTTAA
This region of Streptomyces ambofaciens ATCC 23877 genomic DNA includes:
- a CDS encoding SRPBCC family protein, giving the protein MSTEQTPTPAGGFPYTLTRTLDAPAARVWQAWTTPDQYARWSHAAPGSVELDVRPGGPWKATMITPDGAEFPLTGTYLQVTENRHLTIGMDVPGRPDPATMTVELTEEGPRNTVIVLSQTCDTAEERDMAEQGSGMLLDGLEGFLADGSRG